GTAAGGTTTGAGGTGTAGTGCTCTTACCTAAATTAGATACTCTTATATAATGAAAAGTATACTGGCTTTCTTGTTAGTTTTCTGTACTTGGGTAACATGTTATGGGCAAACTAATCCTTTGAAATTTAGTCCCATAAAACTTAAAGGTTATAAAACAATAATTGAAACCCATGTCAAGTATTTTCCTTTAGACAGCACAATTACTAAAACTGTTTATGAAATTAACCAATTAGGAAAAGTAACTAGAAATGATTCCTATAAAAAGGAAGTGAAAGTGAGTTTTGAGAAGTTTCTGTATTCTAATTCTGGGCAGCTTCTCTCTAAAGAGACACATAATCAGATTTATGCCTATGATGAACAGGCAAAAGACCATGTGCCAAGTTTACCTGATGACTTTTATCACCTCACTACCTATGAATATAAAGCGGGGAAACTCAACAGAGAAAAGACAAGCTATGTTGCTTGGGGTTCAGCAAGTTTAAATGGTGATAAACGAATTGAGTATGATAAAAATGGTAGGGTAATAAAAGAAATTTCAACAAATCTATACACAGGATTGGTGGGAGCCTTCGCTAGTAATTCTGATGTATTGGATTCAATTTATTATAAAGGTGAGGCAGACAGAAGTATTATCGCTTATCAATACGGTAAAAACCTAGTAATTGAAAATCAATATGATACCCAAGGAAAGATAGCTTTTGTCACCCGAAGCAAATTGAATATAAAAGGGCAGGTGGTAGCTTGGGAAACGACTGATAAAGATGGGGTAAAGGTTTTGCAGGGAAGCAAAACTTATGACTCAATGGACAATTTAGTTAAAAGCCAACAAGAAATAATAGAAAAATCTAGGTTAGAGGGAGATGTACTGGCAGGAGATAGATTTGAATACCAATACAATGGAAAAGGATTGCTTTCCAGCTATAGAATTTACCAAGGCTCGCGTTTATTATCTAAAGGAAACTTCACCTATAAATAGACAGCCTACCCATTCTTTACAATCCTTCTATATTTCCGTTTTCCGGCTCATTTCCCAAAACGAAGCCAAAAACGCCAACCTATTTCCCTAACCATTCCTTGAACGCGTGGGCGCGCTCACTGCTGATGATAATCTCTTTGTCAGTGGTGGGTTTCACGTAGACTTTCAGGCGGCCTTTGAGGTAGGGGTGAATCTCATCAATGCTATGGATGTGGGCAATGAACTGCCGGTTGAGACGGCTGAACTGGTCGGGGTCCAGGAGTTCCTGCAGGGTGTCCAGGGTGTAGTCGGTAATGAAGCGCTGCCCGGCGGCGGTGATGAGGAACACAATCTTGTCTTCGGCATAGAAATAGGCAATCTCCTCGGTGGAGATGGAGCGAATCTTCTGCCCGCTTTTCACCAGGAACCGGTTTTTGTAGTGCGGTGTTTCTGACGTTCCTTTGCGGTCCAGCAGCGCCATGATCTGGGTCATGTCCAGGGCGGGCGCGGCGGCGGGTTGACTTTGGCGCAGCATCTTGAACTTCTCCATGGCCGCGGCCAAGTCTTCATTACTGATGGGTTTGAGCAGGTAATCTATGCTGTTCACCTTAAAGGCCTTCACGGCATACTCATCATAGGCGGTGGTGAAGATGATGGGGCATTTCACATCCACCTTCTGGAAAATCTCAAAGCTGTTGCCATCTGAGAGGTGAATGTCCAGAAAGGCCAGGTCAGGGGCGGGGTTGTTCTCAAACCACTTTACGGCGTTCCTGATGGAGTCAATGGTCTCTACCACGCGTATGCTGGGGTCATAGCGCAGCAGCTGGGCTTCCAGTTTCTCAGAGGCCAGGTATTCGTCTTCAATCAGGAGGATGTTCATTGGAGCAATCTTTTACGCAACGTTGCTTAAGAGCGGTAATTTAGCAATGAAATTGTCTGCGGTCACCTCCACGTCCACTTTTTTATCTGTGATGTATTTGTAGCGGTTGATGATGTTCTTGAGGCCCACGCCGGTAGATTCCTCGCGGCTTTCGCGCAGCTGCAGGTTGTTTTTGATGATGATGTAGTCGTCTTCAATGAACACAGTGATGAACAGAGGCTCGTCTCTACTCACAATGTTGTGCTTGATGGCGTTTTCCATGAGCAACTGCATGGTGAGCGGCGCCACCTGGTGGTTAAGCAAATGGTCTGGAATGGTAATGTCCACACGCAGGTTTTCGCGGAACCGGATTTTAAGCAGGAACAGGTAGCTGTAAATGAAATCCAGCTCAGTGTGCAGCGGCACCAGTTCCTTGTCTTTGTTTTCCAGCACGTAGCGGTACACCTTGGAGAGCTGCTCCACAAACTTGGCCGCCATGTCCTGGTCTTTGTAGATAAGCGAGGTAAGCGCGTTCAAACTGTTGAACAGAAAATGCGGGTTCACTTGCTGCTTTAAAGACTCAAACTGCACCTTAATGGTTTCTTTCTTGAGCTTCTCAGACTGCACTAGGTAGCGGTGCCACTGGTTGTAAAAGTAAATGCCAGACCGAATAAAGTGCACAAACAGCAGAATGATGGACCCGAACACAAAGACCTCTTTCACATCTCTAATGGTCTCGGCGTCTGTGAAGTTGTAAGAGCCCACCTGCCCCAGAATGAGCCTCGGGATCACCTGGAACAAGACCATCACCAGCAAAATGTAACTCTGCACGGCAATCCATTCATAGATAAACCTACGCAGGCCATATTCACGCCAGTCATAGAGTTTGCTCAGGCGTTTGGCAATGCGGCGGGTGCCTTCCAGAATCACGTTCACCATCAAGGAATTGTAGATGAGCCGGAACACGTCATCGCCCTCAAAATCTTGCAGGCCGGTGCGGTGGATGAAGAAGAAGGTCCAGAAAATAAGGAAGGCAATGCCGGTGTTGGTGGCATACCGGAGTAGTTTTTTGTGCTTAACTTGGAAAGGTCTTTTCATAAACGGGGGCGGTGTGAGAACAGCCTGGTACTTCATCTGCAACACTTTTCTGCCAAAGCCCGGGCGCATGGCCCAGGCACTCTTGTTACGTAAACATCAGCTGTTTTGGGGCTCATTTCCAGAAACGGGCCCCAAAACGGAAAATCCTGATTGCAATCTGGCCGAAACCCTAACCCTAATCTACCTTAGAACTTCCCAAATTTGAAGGTCATGGAGATGGCCGATGCACTCATGGCTTTGTCACTGGAGTTGGGCAGGTTTACGCCCTGGGCAATGCGGTAACTCAGACCCAGCCCCAGCCGCAGGTATTTGGCCAGGTTGATCTCTGCGTGCGCGCCCGGTTCCACCACAAAGAACGTGTCTGTGATAAACACTTCATAGTTCACCGTATTTGCTGACCGGGAACCCAAAGCCTGGTTGGTGTACGCACCACCGCCTATGCCAATGATCACCGGGAACGTGAAATGCACCAGCCGGGCGGGTTGGGGCGTATATTCCAGCAGCACGCCGCCGTAGCCCACCTGCAAATACGCATCACGGGTTTGGTTTTCAATGAGCACCTCGCCAACGTGGATTTTAGAGGTGAGGCCGTAGCCCGCCAGCCCTACCGCGAAGCGTTTGTTCAGCACCCACGCCCCTTTGCCGCCCAGCATAAAGCCAGAGACGCCCTGCCACTCAGAGACCTGCGCAGAGGGCGCCAAATAAAAACCGTTGGTGAGTTGGCCCTGGAAAAGGGTTTCGGGTTCTTGATCTGTTGCCGTGGTCTGGGCCCAGCCCGAAGCCGTGATGCCCAAAAAAATACAGCAGACAAGGAGTGCTTTTTTCATAGATTTGCCCGGCGGTTGGCCGCAATATACAAAGGTGCTTAGTGCTAAGACTGCAAATAAGCGTTTTACCCCCAAGTTTTAAAGCAAATACTGACCAAATAGGAATTCAGCGCACCCAACACGGGAATTGGCTGGGTCAATCCATTTTTTATTCACCTTAACCCCCTGACACTATGACTTCTGCCTGGTTTTACCTCATTGCCGCCGGCATCTGCGAGATTGGTTGGGCCATAGGCTTGAAATACACCGAAGGCTTCACCAAAATTGGGGCCAGCGTGGCCACCGTAGTAGTCATGATTTTGAGTTTTGTGCTGCTGGCCCAGGCCATGAAAACCTTGCCGCTGGGCACCGCTTACGCCTCCTGGACCGGCATTGGCGCCGTGGGCACCGCCATCTTCGGCATCATTCTCTTCAATGAACCCAAAGACCTGGTGCGCCTGCTGTGCATTGGCTTGATCATCGCCGGCGTGCTAGGCCTTAAATTCTTGTCAAAGTAAAGACTGCTGGTTTTTCTGTGAAGAAAAGCGTGTGTGTGCATTCCCGTTTTCGGGCTCATTTCCAGAAATGAGCCCGAAAACGGGAATTACTTTTTTCCATTTATCCCAAAAGCTATTTATAGCCTTCCACCTAACTATTTGGAGTCTTCCGCAGGCGACTCCAAATTTAGAATGATTCAGCAGGAACTCTGTTCCGGGCAAATAGTAAGGAATGTTGCTAAGCGAAACTGGCTCAAGGTTCAATTGCTTTTCTCCAACTTTTGGGGACTTCAAGCAGGGAGTCAGAGACTCCCGTTTCCATGACAAGTTCGGAGTCGCCCTGCGGAAGGCTACAAACAGCGCAGGGACTCAATTTTTTTTTCGGAATAAATCCATTTACCTCTCTTCTGAGCAAGGCCAGCTAATTCCCGTTTTTGGCCTTCATTTCCAGAAATGAGCCCGAAAACGGGAATTACTTTTTCCATTTATAAGCCAGAAGTGCGTCTTGGGTGAGCAGGTAGAGGAATTTGTCGCCGGCAATGGCTTGGCGGTAGGGCTGGGTAGTGACCGGCAACTCCACGGTGCGCGTTTGGAAACTGTAGAGGTGCTGAAAGTGCAGTTGTGTCCCCGATAGGTAATACAATTCATCGCCTAGAAAACCAATGAAGGAGATATTGGGCAGCGGCAGGCGGCGCTGGAAATTGCCCATGTTGTCAAAGATGTACACGCCCGACAGACGGTCCACCAAATAGACTTTAGACTGGTATTCGCGCAGGTAAGTGATGTCACGCTGCTGGCGTTCCAGAATCAATTCCAGCGGGGTTTCATGCACAATGCGAGTGTAGCGGGTGTCAATCTTGAGCAGCCGGAACGTGCTTTCATCAAAAAGCCAGAGGCGGTCATCAGCGGCCAGGGCGGCGGCTTTGATGGTGCCGTCGGTATAGTCCCTTAAATCAGCAATACCCAGGGGCGTGAGAAAGCGGTCCAGGAGTTGCACGCGTTGGCGGTCATCGTAAAAGATGGAGATTTTGGCGGGGCTCCAGGCTTCGGCCATGGCCACGCGGCCCTGCACCGGCGGCGAAAACGTGTTGGTGAACCGGCCCAGTGTGTCTAGCTGGAGCACGTTTTGCCGGGCATCGGATAGGTAAAGTCTGTCAAAACGGTCAATGGAAAGCAGGTTCATGCCTTTGGCCGGTAACTCAAACGCCAGGGTGGGAGTTTTGTCCTGGGCATACGCTGGGGCCGCTGCCAAAGACAGCAGCAACAAAGCTAAAAGGCGCAAAACCCTAGGCATTTTCCTGCTCAAAATAGGTAAGAGTGAGTTGCTGGCCATCATACACGGCGTAGGAGCAAAAATTGACCCATTCTCCCAAGTTTAAGTATCGGCTGTTGGCACCAATAGGTAAATCCAGAGGCAAATGCCGGTGCCCGAACACGTAGAAGTCATGGTGTTGGCGTTGCTCCACGCGCTCACAGTAATGCACCAGCCACTCGTCATCGCCTAAAAAAACTTCATCGGTCTTGGTGTTCTGTATGCGGCTGCGCCGTGACCAAAAGCTGGCCAACCCAATGCCCATGTTGGGATGAATACGCGCAAACAACCACTGGCTCAAGGGGCTGGCGAAGACTTTTTTGAGCACCTTGTAAGTATGGTCTTTGGGTCCCAGGCCATCGCCGTGGCCTATGTAAAACGTGTGGTTGCCAATTTGGGTGGAGATGGGTTTTTTGTGCACGGGTATGTTGAGCTCCTTGGGGAAGTAGTCAAACATCCACATGTCATGGTTGCCCGTGAAGAGGTAAATGGGTATGCCGCTGTCTGAGATTTCGGCAAGTTTGCCTTGCAGCCTGATGAACCCGCGCGGAATGGCGTGCTTGTACTCAAACCAGAAATCGAAGATATCACCCAGCAGGTAAATGGCGTGGGCGTCTGCTTTCACCTGGTCCAGCCACCGCACAATTTTCTTTTCGCGCGCCAGGCTTTTCTCCGGCGTGGGCACGCCCAAGTGAAAGTCTGAGGCGAAATACACTTTCTTACCGTACGGCAGGGGCTCAGTCTGTGTGGTCATCAATCAGGAAAAGGATTAATTCTTTGGGGCCGTGGGCACCCATCACCAAGGTTTTCTCAATATCAGCGGTACGGCTGGGGCCGCTCACCAGGGAAATCATGGACGGCAACCGCTTGTCATATTTCTTCTGAACGAACTCCAGGCCCTGTTTAATATCTGGTACCATCTGTGACAGCTTGGCCACTACCAAATGCATGGCCGGGTACACCGACAATCTCCTGCCGCTGGCATTGGCCGATGACACCAGAATACTGCCCGTTCTGGCCACCAACGCCTCACAGGTAGTTAGCGCGGCTTCGGCGTGGCCTATAAAATTCTCCTCGGTGCCGTTGAAGTTGATGCCCGCCGCGTGCAGAATTTTTTTGAGGGCCGGTTCCCACACGTACAGGTTGTCTAAACCGCGTTCCTGCTTAAAGGTGAAGAGCTGGTCAAAGAAATCCTCCTCGTGCTCGCAGTACACAAACACCCCCGCATTCCGGATGAACGTCTCGGCAAACTGCACCGATAGGTCTTCCAGTAGCGGGCCGTACACACTAGTGCTGAAGTCTGGGGTAGGAGGCAGAAAAGGCGCTGACTTTGCCAGCGCCTCTCTTACCTTGCGGAGCACAATCTCTTTGGATTTGGCTTCGTACATGTTAGTGGTTTCCGTTTTTGGCCTCTATTTCTGAAATGGGCTACAAAGGAAGCGGCGTGCCGCCACCTGAGTTAGGTCTATCGTTTGGTTCTATAGGCCGAGGGTTCACGTCATCTAGCGCAGAAGTTGGCGGCAAGTCTTCCAATGGAGCCTGCGGAATAGGATGCGTTTCAGCGGCTACTTCGCTCAGGGTTTTGCTGCGGTCTGTACCGGCGGTGTGCGCCTGATAATTGGTCAAGCCTTCAAAAGGTCTTGGGCCAACCAAACGCTCCAGGTCATTCTGAAACAAAATTTCCTTGCTCAGCAATTCCTGGGCTACCATTTCCAACTCATTGCGCTTGTCAGACAACAATTGCAGCGTGCGGTTGTAGGCATCACTTACCAGAATACGCACCTCAGAGTCAATGACTTCAGCGGTGGTTTCAGAATAGGGCTTGGTGAACGTGTTGTCTGGCTGCTTGGAGTCATAGAAAGACAGGTTGCCAATCCGCTCATTCATGCCGTACATGGTTACAATGCTGTAGGCCATTTTGGTGATGCGCTCCAGGTCACTCAAAGCACCCGTAG
This region of Rufibacter sp. LB8 genomic DNA includes:
- a CDS encoding LytTR family DNA-binding domain-containing protein; amino-acid sequence: MNILLIEDEYLASEKLEAQLLRYDPSIRVVETIDSIRNAVKWFENNPAPDLAFLDIHLSDGNSFEIFQKVDVKCPIIFTTAYDEYAVKAFKVNSIDYLLKPISNEDLAAAMEKFKMLRQSQPAAAPALDMTQIMALLDRKGTSETPHYKNRFLVKSGQKIRSISTEEIAYFYAEDKIVFLITAAGQRFITDYTLDTLQELLDPDQFSRLNRQFIAHIHSIDEIHPYLKGRLKVYVKPTTDKEIIISSERAHAFKEWLGK
- a CDS encoding sensor histidine kinase; protein product: MKRPFQVKHKKLLRYATNTGIAFLIFWTFFFIHRTGLQDFEGDDVFRLIYNSLMVNVILEGTRRIAKRLSKLYDWREYGLRRFIYEWIAVQSYILLVMVLFQVIPRLILGQVGSYNFTDAETIRDVKEVFVFGSIILLFVHFIRSGIYFYNQWHRYLVQSEKLKKETIKVQFESLKQQVNPHFLFNSLNALTSLIYKDQDMAAKFVEQLSKVYRYVLENKDKELVPLHTELDFIYSYLFLLKIRFRENLRVDITIPDHLLNHQVAPLTMQLLMENAIKHNIVSRDEPLFITVFIEDDYIIIKNNLQLRESREESTGVGLKNIINRYKYITDKKVDVEVTADNFIAKLPLLSNVA
- the sugE gene encoding quaternary ammonium compound efflux SMR transporter SugE, whose protein sequence is MTSAWFYLIAAGICEIGWAIGLKYTEGFTKIGASVATVVVMILSFVLLAQAMKTLPLGTAYASWTGIGAVGTAIFGIILFNEPKDLVRLLCIGLIIAGVLGLKFLSK
- a CDS encoding LUD domain-containing protein, with the translated sequence MYEAKSKEIVLRKVREALAKSAPFLPPTPDFSTSVYGPLLEDLSVQFAETFIRNAGVFVYCEHEEDFFDQLFTFKQERGLDNLYVWEPALKKILHAAGINFNGTEENFIGHAEAALTTCEALVARTGSILVSSANASGRRLSVYPAMHLVVAKLSQMVPDIKQGLEFVQKKYDKRLPSMISLVSGPSRTADIEKTLVMGAHGPKELILFLIDDHTD
- a CDS encoding UDP-2,3-diacylglucosamine diphosphatase, with product MTTQTEPLPYGKKVYFASDFHLGVPTPEKSLAREKKIVRWLDQVKADAHAIYLLGDIFDFWFEYKHAIPRGFIRLQGKLAEISDSGIPIYLFTGNHDMWMFDYFPKELNIPVHKKPISTQIGNHTFYIGHGDGLGPKDHTYKVLKKVFASPLSQWLFARIHPNMGIGLASFWSRRSRIQNTKTDEVFLGDDEWLVHYCERVEQRQHHDFYVFGHRHLPLDLPIGANSRYLNLGEWVNFCSYAVYDGQQLTLTYFEQENA